From the genome of Malus sylvestris chromosome 13, drMalSylv7.2, whole genome shotgun sequence:
tactatttattttggttattgTCTAGGTAAcaatttttgatattttctttatctttatggtccaaattttttttatccatatATGTGGTTACATAATATAATTTCTACATTTTGTGTTTAGCTTCTACCACCAGCAAATTTTGAAGAGGTGTTCATCAATATTTTTGAATATATTGATATACTTTTCAAAATTGTTAGGCCAAGGAAGCTACTATACTTGGCCATAGGtgagaaagtttgaattttgtttttgatctCATAGTGTTTAATAAACTCATGAGACTTTTATACGCTGTTTGCTTTCCCTAATCAACTGCAGTGCAGTTGAGATATGTGTTCTTATATATGTGTTGCACTTAATGATATAAACTAGAAATATTGCATGTAATGGTATAAGTTCTAATTTTTGTTGTAGATGGAGAAGTTGAGAAGATAATTTGAATTGGAAAGCAAACAAGTCCTACCAAAGCAGCAGTCCGAAGTATCATATtctaatataataaaaacaaataattaaataaataaaattaaaaaaatattaatttaattatttcgaTTTGGTtcagtttggttcggtttctagaccaccaaaaccgaaccgaaccaaaagagttcggttcggttcggttttttcaattcggttcggttttttcgttcggttcgatttttggttttttttttttttcggttttttgaacccacccctaaccAAAAGTGTACTTGCACGCTTTTTCTTTCGTGTGATGATTCTAATCTTTCTGTATAGGGATAATGGAAAGACGTAAGTACCCCCCCTAAGCCAACAAATGCACGCGTTAGGCTTTTGCTTTGCCCCATGAGTGCTTCAGTACACTAGCCCATGGCCCAAACAAAGTGCCTTTGGGCCAACTTGACTCAAAGATGATAAAAAGTACCGGATCCAGGCCCAATTTAATTTAGACAATTATTACTTCAAGGTAAAAACAATGTTCTGCCTCGTTTGCATTTTTTAatgatttgtttcttttatcatttattttattaatttaaaataaaaaaatcattttatcAATTAATAAAAGTATAGAAATTCTCTTATCGCGGAGAAAATCTATGGTGTCACCGAATGTACGTATATCCATTTATGTCTATAAGGAGATGTTGATGTTGATTGACCGGCTTATTAGGTCTTAGGTTGCGAATCACAGCTAGCCCTGACATGTAGTTGATTCTGATaagtttttcttcattttagATCTCATTTTCGGACAAAGATGATCATAATAGAGTGTAAAATCACTATAtgtttgattttaggttcaattgGAGGCAATAGCGGAGCCATGATTTTTATCTTGGGTGGGCTAGTTGAAATTAGTATCATAAAatcatatgtttatttttaatcaatataaaagaacaacaatagaatataaacaattaTTGAAATCATAACCCTAACCGACAACTTCGAGGACCATATAAACAATTAACTTGCTAAATAAACcaagaataagtaaataaagcaATTAAGAACGTATCAAAGGTTGCATTCATTGGAAAATTGCAACAAAAAGTAAGGAATTACGGAGATAGGGATTTAATTGTGAACTAAAGGaaaattcttctttttttcttgagTAAGAAGTACGGAGGCTAAATCGCATAGGGTAAATGATGTTTTTCTTTAATGAATAGGATAGAAGGGGGAGGGAAGATAGAACTAATTTATTACTTGTAGCATAAAAAAGTATTATTTATTACCTATCATCTAATaaatatacatgaaataataacatGTATTGGAATTGAGTGGGCTATATAGGCTACATGCATTAACATAAATCATGCATTAACATAAATCATTAAAGCATGAGTTTGAAAAaggatagtgctattcacatacccttattaattttttgtcattgatcgtcatcaattcattcaatccgaAGGTCGAAAACTGAGAGagatgtgtgagaaataaaaatgagtgtgtagaTAGCACTACACTTACAAAGAACTTGCATGGGCTAAAGTCCACCTTAGCCTTGTGGGTGGCTCTGCTCGTGGTTGGAGGGTTTAAAGCCTTAGACGTAAGCGAGAAACTTGTGTTGGTTGAATCTATCCTTGAGAGCTGGGCGCCAAATGGATACTTTCGTATCATCGAAAATAACGAATATGATAACGAACATAATTAGTTAATAGTAACAAATCTAGGGTAGGTTAAAAAGTGAGGGAGGTTAAGTTAATGCTTTTAGCATTATGATAGGCCTTAGGTTCAATTATTCTTAAGACTCTAACGCAAAAATGAATATGCTGACCTCCCTCACATAATAAAATGTTGCAGGAAGGAAAGTATAGCACCCTTTACATGTAAGTTTCTATTTCTTGTAGAGATATGAGGTGTAAGTTTTTATCTCTTATTTTTTTAGAGTCAGCTTGCTATAAGTCCATTTTCAAGAACATGTTCTTTTTGTGTGAAATGTCACTCTCATTATATCTGACTTattatataaggaaaactaatgaaaatgatttgaaaactttgagttttaatgataaagacaaaataaaaagtaaagtgaataatatcatgattgatttttagtgtaaaaatatggtttttcattaaagtgaacagaaactttttgttaaagtttctTATTATATAATGTATAAAGTATTGGTTCGAGTTGGAGATGTGATGAGTGATGATGTAGGCAAAATTGGCTCCACTCTCGTTTTCAATATACAACCAACATAGTCTTGGCTTCGCTTCTAGTTTTTCACACAAGCAAAACATAAGAAATAATGAATTATCTTTATTTATTGTATActtgttttgaacttttggtaGAGAATCTCGAGATTAAAATATGGAATATAATACGCCCACATCCGTATCCTACCTACTTCTACAAGAGAGACCACTTTAATAAGTTTATAAAGAAATAAGATCATCTTTATTTCTTATTTccccctttatttatttttaatttttttttcctcatagTAAACATGTCCAAGAGGACATATTTGTCCTCGTTGGATTTGAGGATTAAGCATTACgggtttattttttgaaaatttaaagTATTGTTCAAAACAAAAGTTTGAAAAGACATGGTTTGAAATATAAACATGACCTAAGCGGTAAAACACTAACACAGAACTATAAGCATTACTTAGTGCTTATATCATGTGATGAAAGGATGTTTAAGATCGAAAGAGGATTCTCGCTGGATCCTCAAATCACattcattcatcgtatatcgtgcggtcataaatcattgtaatttttttattttaaattaaatataaatagtaccttaAAAAAACTAGCTGGATGATGAACAAATATGATTggaggatccggcgaggatacTCTCTTTTTAAGATCTTCCATTTATAGTTGTGCTCTAGCTTTACttagttttaaaaattatttggcTTTCTGGTCAAACTAGTCCCTAAAATTGGCATAcctcctcactttggtctttgtgatttaaaatcgatagaagtggtcaATTAGATTGTCTACTGTtatttattttggtcatttcgtgaAAAATCTTCGCTAAATTGAGGGCATTTTTATCAAATCAACTCTTCAACTTGAActtgtggttttttttcaattttgttgatgcacaaaaccggaggggtcttggaacaacgtaaatctaaccgtgaatctgcaagaaagtaaagaacataagatgtattatggttcatcccaatgtttgggctacgtctacactgatgttgatattgtttctctgtatgaatgtatgaattacaagtgtgaggggagtcccctagagaaagtaagagtttgagagagctctCTGATGAAAGTGAggggattgtgagggtgagagccccttgattgtgagggtgaggaggcccttttatagactaagggctcctcccctttttacatatttgccccttcatttattacataattacatttgagtcatccgagtatttatacgagatctaaatacggaggccctaagtatggtacaaacaaatttaaaggagaattttcacaaaataaccaaaatgattggcGATGGATAATCTCAGACATCAtttttatcaattttaaatGCCAGAGTTTTTGGCAACATTATTTCTACTTTCAGGTTTATACAAATTAATGTTGTTTGTTAAGAAATGTGAAGCAATTGTCATGATTTGGACAACACAACTTCAATTTGATAAGAAAAGTGGCAAAAATCAAGactattttgtaaataaataaaaaagtgttACCAAGAAAGGTGGTTGTCTGGTGTCTTATTGTTATGCTTTGAAATTTGGTACTTTAAAATGGAACTGGTTCCTATCCGAGGCAAACCCTCGGGATTCTGTTGAGCGACAAACACAGGCCGTTGGATTTCGATATAACGGTTACAAACAAGGAAGTCCCtcttaaagttataataattgtagttgtTGGATCGAAATCCAATGGTCCGTGTTTGTTGCTCAGCAGGATCCCGAGGAtttgcctcggagaggatccagTTCCCTTTAAAATAAGTGAGTTTTACAGAGAATTATTCCCTTGAAATCAGTCACATAAACTTTTTCCTTAAAGTATGCACATTGCACTCTTCCATTATTGGGCTAATCAAAGCTACCACAAAaatctaataattttttttttcggaaaagattaataaaaagaaaaaagaggagtAAGTGATTGTGTGTAGAAAcaaacactgtttatgaaaaaaaaaagaaaaaaaaatcaacttcaACCGAAATCATTGACACTTTAGACACAGATATAATGTAGGCTTTAATTAGTCACACATCATGATCCTCACCTACACCAAGCATTGAAATCCAAAAACTATAGGGGAGTTTGATAAGCATTTGTTCTATACGCACTTTTATTCGCAAGCGTTTATAACAAAATGCTTTTGTATTCTTATTAAGCGTTGTCAATAAAAGCATTTTTGTTCAAGTCACAATAAAGCAGTCTCAAACAAGACTATGAAAGGTAAAGCACTTGCGTTTTTGCTAAAAACACCTTCATCCATAGGGCTTTTAATGAAAGCGCTTTTATTTAAGACACAATGAAAtgtttattaaaaattcaagtgcTTTTCGACAATCGGTGCTTAAACGAGCAACATTACAGAAAATCCAACaacaattatatatttaacAATCCAACAAAACTCAGCCTTTGATTTCATTCCCTCTACAACTCTACAAGGAGGGGAAGCAGAAAGCAAattacaaaagagaaaaagatacATTCTCCCAGAAAATTCAACTACTATATTGTCTTACATGTATCTTCATTTCATGGATTATATTCATGGCACAAATCACTATCCTTCCTTCCCTATTATTtagctccaaaaaaaaaagaaaataaaaaaaaggtacccctctccctctctctgttGAAGTTTTTCGGTCAAGTGTCAGGAACAATTTCCATGGTCCATGCACATTACAATCAGCTACTCAAGCTTCCAGTTTATCCACTCCCTCCTCCAACAACATCTCCTGGTAACGGCACTCACGGCTGCAGAATGCCTTCTCACCCCTGCAAAACACAATTTCAACGAATGCTTAAATCACGCAAAACTCCGCTTAGCCAAGTTTGCTAATGCAGAGTGCTCCCTCTGCACCCAAGTTACAGCAGGTTGTGCGTCTCTGAAACCAAATTCGAGCTACTTTTCTCGTAATTTAGATTAAAATATTGACTGTTATATATAAGAACCATATTTCGCTGCTTAAAGAACATGAAATGCTGCTAGAACCAAATCACATATGTACAAGTGTCCGGTGATAGTCTTTAATTTCAATTATTCAAACACACGTCTATTTGTTATTGGCTTTTCAGCAGCAATTGCTCCTATTTTTTCAGCCGCAGAAGCCCTTTTTCTATGGAATACCAAAATGAAATGCATTTGCATGATTGAAGTGAACATAAAATGGAGAAAACTGATTAGTTGGTTGAAGGGGAGTAGATGGGTTTAATTTATCTTATAGAAGAAGATACCCTGCATAATCCTCTCCTAATATGAGTAGTAGTTACCTATCCATAATTGTATTATAAAATCAATTAATGATTCGGGtcagtataatataagattctAATCATAAATAGTTGTACAGATAGCAACCACGATCcaagaatatatatatgaatcatatgataaaactcaaaagaaaagaaaaatcgattaaaaaatgattagaaatcaaattcaaattatgttgaagaataaaaaataaaattgataacGCATTCATCAAATATTAGCACCGGGGCGATTAAAGATTACAAACATGGTAATCATGCATCGGATAATGAACATCGATTATTATTACGATTGAGATATGAAAAATAATCGTTTTAAGCCGGTGTCTCGAGAGAGTGCCGACAAAATAATAGGGAACAAAAAATTGGACCAACCTGTACATAAAAATATCTTTGCCGTGGCCAAGATTCTTGTTGCAATTGTCACAGAAGCTGAGAAAACTCTCAGACAGAGAGCTTGACCCGTTTGACTTCCTGCCGGGAGGAAACTCCGGGACGCCATCGGAGCTCTCCACGATGCAATTGTCGAAGATGTGCGTGGTTTTCGGGTTCGGCCCATGGGAAATCACACACGTGTAATCCTCAGAGAGCTCCATTTCACTGACAGAGAGACGGCTCGTGAAAACCCGGGTCGAATTCATCGTCTCGGATTCGAAGAGCGATTTCTTCTCCGGCGACTGAGACAAGACGGAGGAGAAAGAACCCAGATGGGAATTCTCCGTCTTGGTGCTGAAATCCGCCGAAGATTTCGGTGATCGGGAAGGGGAGAGAACAGAGGGTTGCAGGGGAGGGATTTGGATCTTGAGCTGCGACCCGAAAATCACCATTCGAGTTTTGGGATTTGACGGTTTCGGGTCGGATTCGTTGAGGGCGTCGACGATGGCGAGGCCGATGCCTTTGGAGTCCAATTTGTCCCAGTGGATGCGTCTGGATTCGGGTTCCGGGGTTCTGGGTGTGTTCGATTCGGACCAGAAGGGGTTTCGGAGGCCCAGAAACGGTTTCGTTTCGAGGATGGAGGTTGGGCTCATTACGGCGTCGGATTCAGAGACGGCTTTTGAGGTGAAGCTGGTGAACAATCTCGGATTCGCGAAGAAAGAggaagtgagttttgtgtgtttttctctgggagagagaagagagccGTTTTCCGCCATTGGAGCTCGCTCGCTTGCTTGCTTGCTCTGGTTCTTGAAAAATcctataaaaataaaacccctctgcaaaacaagaaaaataactaCTCAATGCACccaaaattaaaacttgaaTCTGATTTTTACCCAGTAAATTACTCACAAGCTTTGAAGCTGTAGAAAATGGCAGAAAGTTGCAGACTTTTAAGCTCTGCGGTGTTAGAGAATGGGAGAtgaaaaaacccagaaaccagaAATTGCAGAAACGATTCCATGAaacgattctctctctctctgctgccACAACTCTGTGACCTCCATATCTCTAAGGACAAGACGTGCATGCGTCACGGCAtcagaaaacaaagaaagctTGTATTTTTGTTGGTGCTACTCAGCTTTTTAtgtctttttatatttttgttggtATTTTTGGTTTAGCAAAAGTGGTTTTTTCATCAGAAGAAATGATTCAGAATTTGGAAGCAAACGAGAAGCTAACCAGgattagaaattaaaaagacAAACGAATAAAACCCAGAATTATATGAAACAAAAGGAGTAGCTAGCTCGTCACATGAACTGTGATTTATgcgtcttctctctctctctatatatatatttttctctctcctctctttatTTCCGCACTAAATCAGTTTCCCATCATGAACCTGAAACATCGAAGTggagttgcagagagagagggagagagagagagctcgtCGGATTTATGGGTTGGTGAGGGTGAATATAAAGAAGCGTGTGGGCGTGCATGAGAATCAGTGGGTTTGCTAAAACCACCCACCGGGCTCTGTCCAGGTATGGATGGATCCATCAAATcgatggctttttttttttcagcgtACAATTACTCATCACTCTCTCGCACTCTACAGTCCACTTCCTACAttattggctttttttttttttacagaggTGGATTGTCTACCTTTTCATTTCCATACTTTTCcatctctttttattttatgtggtcacggttaaatcacgtcaatattttatattcttattacttttttattttattatttttataaaaaaataatataaaatgttgacgtgacttaattgTGATCACACAAACATGAGGGGATGAGAAGATTATGAAAATGGGAGGCTAGACGATCCACCTCCTTTTTTTACTAGTGGAATTTTGAGCATCAGTGACGCGACGCGCCAAAGATTGACCCACACTCACCAGCTCTTACTTTCCAGCTTCGCTCGGCTTATGTTGAGTTCCAACCGTACCTCACAAGTCATGTAATGTTATTATTTCACTTATATCCTTATTATTAAGGTCAAAGATGATGAATACTTGGGTGCATAAAGGAGAGAGTACATTCTTCTAACTAATTTAGCTAAGTGCATGCTTGCATTTCACTCGTTCCTTAATAAATGTATTTGTTTACTAATGTTATGCtctaaaatgaaaaatcaattgTGTTTTAAAACATAACACCATGACATCATAACGCTCTTGTTTGGGTTAACATTTGAACTTTAGGCCGAAAGGAAGGAGGGCCCAAAAAGACTAAAGAAATGAGTTTCGCCCGAAGGCCAACACCAAGCCCAGATCGTCCATCTCAAGACTAATTGGCTCTCCCTCATTAATGCAAAGGCTAGGTGCTTACAAGAGAAGTGACAACTGATGAAAATCAACCTACTCTTAGCCTAAAAGTACTTTTCAATGTCAGTACAAGTAAAAtactgatgagtcactacccttcaatTGCTTTCGGGTAAGAACATAGCTACAGACAGTTGGGCTAattcgtctataaaaggaggaagagggccCAAAGACAAGGACAtttaaccaatcaaacaaataaacatacaacgTGTCTCTCAACCAAGCAAATACCCAGAAAGTCGTGCTTTGTCTAGATTTTGCACCCCTTTTAGCCGTAGATTTCCTTAGAAAGACATTTTTTTGtctatgtaaaagctctgctacctttttcctaaatgttgtagtatcgatcatGAACTTTTTTCTAGTCGTCCCCTTTAGTACCTAATCCTTTGTAAATTGCAAAAAGAAGAGACCGCAAGACGTTTAACCttacccgacaaggtgaaatcttgttCGACTCTCTTTGTTTTTATCTTTCAGTTAATAGATTTGTCATTATAATGCATTCCCCAGtttatattcaagttatttccagtCCTTTGATGACTCAAACCCCCATCAATTCTCAAATTTGGTTCATTTAATGGTTTTATCAAGATTGTAATGTATTAAACTGATGACTTGATCAGATTTGGATCACACCCCTCGAGCATACAAGATAACTAAAATTCCTTGAtttcaaggcataaaaaagaacttaatgtagacttaacccatctacaacaatcctttgataaacaagaagtcaaaAATAACTTGGAGCGCAAGTAATCGGCTTAAAACAtatttgttctacatctgccatactgagatggcagtggcacgcctaaacacctagttggttttgattgtgagcctcaagacCTACATTTAaagccctacaaaggcacatctcagaactaactttgttcTTCTCTTGCAGTATTGAGACAAGCAGGAGCCCGACAATTAACCAAAGTTCCAACCCCTCAAtgagctgtgtgctcgagccAGGAACGCCCATCGGCCAGATTTCCTgcccgaacatagttttggcacaccCGGTGGGACCACAAATCTTGTATGCCAAGGAGATAAAGGAAGGAACAAACCTTCAGGTGGgaatcaaaacaaaaaccacCCTGGTACACACCAAGATCTAGCATGGCAAATCTCCCTAAAGACTTGCAAGAATCCGCCTTGGTGGAAAGCCGACTCATTCTAAGAAATCAGGAGGGAGGGTCATAAATGAAGACCTCTAGGCCACCATGATGGCTGTCATAAACAGCATGGAAAGAAACTCTCTACAAACAAGAGAGGAAGTAAGCAAACTCTTTTCCTTAACAGTACATCGATAAATAAGGCTGGATCTGAAGTACTCTACTCCAGAGAATGACTGTGCTAAGGAGGTGAGGGAAGAACCCAGCCCTATGGAAGAGTTAGTTATTCTTCTATTTCCTTTACTTAaggaaaagaataaagaaaaaaaatgaggaaataTCTAAAGTAGATCAGCTAGTGTTGAAGAAAGTCATGAGATCAGAGTTGCCTGATCctttgttattttcattagaTAGCAAGGGGGTAATGCAGGCCAGAAATAAAACAGATATTAGGAGCTGATACAATGACTGATGCTGATTCTTTTCTACAAGCCCCAATAAGCATAATCAATCTAACATGGgcagagaaaagaaaaggaaaatgccACGTAGGAGGTCAAGGCGGAAAGGAAACCAGTTGATAGACCAATTGAATGAGCTATCAAGCTGCCCGAGAAACCCAAGGCCGCCATAATCAAAGGAGTGGTGCTATGTAGCAAGTGTCAAGGTGAATGCGAACTAGAGGTTGGAGCTGTCATTGATCAGGAACTGattaaaaggagaaaagaagaaaaacgtgAGAACCACATAAGAATCATATGGGCAATTGAGGAGGAAACCTCTAGGAAAATGTCTTCCAGAGGTTGGGAGGAGACTTTCAGCCTAAAAACCTGTTAGAAGTGTTCAGGAACTATGAAGCTTCAGAAGAAATGGAGGATAAGGAGGCCAATATACCAAGATGGATGGATGTGAGGCCATCCCAGCCCGCTTATGCTGGTGGAGATGTTAGAATGAAATGAATAGCCGTGAATGCGGTCACAAAGAAGAATCTTGCCCGAGTTGGACAAAGATGGTACATAATTTGAAATGATAGGAGCCTTCATGATTATGAGGGTACAAAGGTAGCATAAGGCCCACGTGAACTTGCTGAAGGTTCCCACTACTTCGGAAACCTCGAAGAATGTAAAGCTAAAAAATGTTCCTCATGAAAGAAGAAATCAACCTCATTGGAGGAGTAAGAATGAGCTAAAGAAGGCAAACAACAAAAATGATAGGGAAAGGGACCATGTGCCGCCAAATCCCCATCCCGGGAAATAGAGaatcttgaggagagctcaagagGATATGATGATGATGTCTACCCCAAGATAGAGCCTAAAACCGATCTGCTTCGGAACTATTTCACCCGAAAAAAGGTTACCCGTACCATTGTTGATAGAAATTATATGCAAAGTTCCAGAACAACTGCCGAACTTTGGCATAACCCAGGAAGAAGGATTACTTGAGCTAATGTTGCCCGATGAGGCATATGCTTGGTTGTAGGAATTTATGAACAACATTGAGGGTAAGGGGAAAGATCTACCTGGACCCAGTAACTTCCACGTAAACATAACATATGTTTTATCAGCCATGTTTCAGGCCAAGCATGATTAACCTTCCATGATGGAAGGTGATTACCTGGCAGTATAACCAATGATGGCGCATGTTAGTGTCGAAGAAGCTAGACAAGGAGAGTACCGTCAGACAAGCGTGCCCGAGTAACCAGGAAGGAAGCCTGAAAGAATATACTcgaacaaaatggtttttgtACGCCCGAGTTTGACCATAGCCAATCATCTCAAACCCATATACGTAATTGCTCACCTAGAAGGAGTACCTTTCAAAAGGGTCTTGATCGATGGAGAGGTCGCGGTCAATGTGTTGCCCTACAAGCAGATGAAGAGAATATGCAGAAGTGAGGAATATCTTATTCCTACGGATCTTACAGTTTCTAGTTTCTTAGGAGCCATCACCCGAACTCATGGAATACTGTTATTAGAGGTCGATTTGGGTTCAAAACAAATCACGATGGCCTTTTTTTGTTATAGACTATACTTCCACTTATAGAGCTTTACTAGGCAGAGATTGGATTCACTAGAGTCTCTCTGTGCCATCTACTTtacatcaacaagtggctgtcTACCATGAAAAAAGAGAAATAGGACTTGGGTTTTGGGAAATGGTGAAGGTCAAGTCACGGCCATTCTTACCCACAACCAACATCGCAAAAGCCAACTTCTATGATCCTTGTATTGGGATTCTTCAGTGTTTAGGAGTTGATAAGAATGGCCACCCAACTAAGGTGACGgatcaaaagcttctagaacaagggTTATGCCTTACAAGGGAAGAATGAGATCGGCCCTATATCATCCCAAACCCCTAACACCATTAATGTTAGAACAGAAAAGGAAGGACCAAGTGGTTGCAATCTGGTCCTTAATAAAAAGACTGTTGGTGTCTGGGAGCGAGAAAAGACAAGAAATGGAGAACTTAGCTATGGAAAAAGAACAGTGGAGCAGATAGGCTTCAAGTAGCCAGAACAGAGAAGTATAGTCTTTTGGGGAAGAGTTAGAAACAGTCATCCAAATGgctgaatgtatatatgacttAGATGGACAAGAGGATTTGCCTGAGAATCCAGAATTGGTTGAGTTTTTATGTACGGAACCAGACAAACTAGCTCCAGAAGTGTAAGACCCCTTGGAGACCATTAAGTTGGGAACTAAGGAGGATCCAAGACCAATACAGATCAGTGGTTTGTTAGAAATCGAGGATTGGGCAAGGATTGTTAACCTTCTAcatgaattcaaagattgttttgcttggcattacactgagatgccaggtttagatCCAACCTTGGTAGAACATAGAATGCCTATTCAGATGGGGTTTAAACCTGTCAAAAAAGCACCACAGAAGATGTccaaagaaattgaagaaaaggtCAAGGAAGAGATCGAAAAGTTGGTAAAGGCTGGATTTATTAGGCCTTCCAAATATGTttagtggttggccaacattatACTTGTTTTGAAAGCTTTAACTAAGGCAATTAGATGTTGTGTTGACTTTAGAAACATTAATGGAGCCATACCTAAAGATGAATACCCTATGCCCATAGCCGACCTATCCATAGACGCAGTTGCTAAGCACAAAGTTTTGTCTTTCATGGATAGGAATACGGGAtacaatcaaataaaaatgGTTAAataagatatacataaaacagcttttaggtgtccAAGTCATGTTGGGGCATATGAATATTTGGTAAAGCCATTTGGACTAAAAAATGCTGGTGTAACTTATCAAAGAGCAATGAACgccatttttca
Proteins encoded in this window:
- the LOC126597160 gene encoding FCS-Like Zinc finger 8-like; its protein translation is MAENGSLLSPREKHTKLTSSFFANPRLFTSFTSKAVSESDAVMSPTSILETKPFLGLRNPFWSESNTPRTPEPESRRIHWDKLDSKGIGLAIVDALNESDPKPSNPKTRMVIFGSQLKIQIPPLQPSVLSPSRSPKSSADFSTKTENSHLGSFSSVLSQSPEKKSLFESETMNSTRVFTSRLSVSEMELSEDYTCVISHGPNPKTTHIFDNCIVESSDGVPEFPPGRKSNGSSSLSESFLSFCDNCNKNLGHGKDIFMYRGEKAFCSRECRYQEMLLEEGVDKLEA